Below is a genomic region from Citrobacter telavivensis.
AACGTTTTAGCAATAGCTATATAATATAGCCTGTGCTATATCTGTATGTAATGCAGTCATCCCTCATGGACAGAGGGACCAGAAAGTCAGGAGGTCAATATGAACGAATTCAAGAGGTGTATGCGCGTGTTTAGTCACTCTCCCTTTAAAGTCCGGTTAATGCTGCTCTCGATGCTGTGCGATATGATCAACAGCAAACCAGAGCAGGATAAACCCTCAGAAAAATAATGCGGCGTCGCGGTACGCCGCTTCATCGGGTTGTCATATTCAGCCGTTACACTCCTGTTCATGTCAAAATAGCCCCTCTTTTTGTCGGATTTGCTAACCCCTTCGCAAAACAATTTCTTTCTGCCAGTTGACCTTCACATTCACACGCTCTATCTTCTTGCAGCCCTGCCTAACTTGCGGCTCGCAGATGCGGACCTCTTCCCCTCTTCACGCACTCTCAGCAGGTAATGACCCTTGGCGCCAGGGTAAGCACATGGCGTTTTTGCGATAGTGGTATATGAATTTAACCCTTAAAGACTCGCTTCTTGCCCGCAGCCGGGCCCTTAGCCCGTGGA
It encodes:
- the mntS gene encoding manganase accumulation protein MntS translates to MNEFKRCMRVFSHSPFKVRLMLLSMLCDMINSKPEQDKPSEK